One window of Thioflexithrix psekupsensis genomic DNA carries:
- a CDS encoding V4R domain-containing protein, with protein MHTHHIDIILKVEQISGVLGPAAAVVMQYGLKYQKHTVHQDPNTGFSQLILETEGGHVDPAPLIQQLQGLLGVKEVLDVVIQPKEESLVVDLNLDQEGRRLLELIAQTWPNKLVEVTQKYEDSFHRSEQEAKVTLLGEAVGRRLALRHAQLREVKNIKEGLQKMVIPLLNNVAQCQIKDTDLEITVSLFSRRFSNTMDLVFGSEVPKCFFLTGFIQGVLNQAPFIPNVTVTEPQCRAVGDKVCLFKVNVAA; from the coding sequence ATGCACACCCATCACATTGATATTATTTTAAAAGTTGAACAAATTTCTGGCGTTTTAGGCCCTGCTGCCGCAGTCGTGATGCAATATGGCTTAAAATACCAAAAACACACCGTGCATCAAGACCCTAACACAGGTTTCTCCCAATTAATTTTAGAAACAGAAGGCGGACACGTCGATCCTGCACCGCTGATTCAACAACTACAGGGTTTACTGGGCGTAAAAGAAGTGTTAGACGTAGTGATTCAACCCAAAGAAGAATCACTGGTTGTCGATCTCAACCTAGACCAAGAAGGGCGACGTTTACTAGAATTAATCGCCCAAACATGGCCTAACAAACTGGTTGAAGTCACCCAAAAATACGAAGACAGCTTTCACCGTAGCGAACAGGAAGCCAAAGTGACCTTATTAGGAGAAGCGGTGGGGCGGCGTTTAGCCTTGCGACACGCACAACTGCGCGAAGTGAAAAACATCAAAGAAGGGCTACAAAAAATGGTGATTCCCCTACTCAACAACGTTGCCCAATGCCAAATCAAAGACACCGATTTAGAAATTACCGTGTCCCTATTCAGCCGTCGCTTTAGCAATACAATGGACTTAGTTTTTGGCAGTGAAGTGCCTAAATGCTTTTTCCTGACAGGCTTTATTCAAGGTGTGCTGAACCAAGCCCCCTTCATCCCCAACGTCACCGTGACCGAACCGCAATGTCGAGCGGTTGGCGATAAAGTATGTTTGTTTAAAGTGAACGTGGCGGCTTAA
- the cas6 gene encoding type I-MYXAN CRISPR-associated protein Cas6/Cmx6 has protein sequence MFWQEEDDHVNDTTAAQQVDVAFEIVKGQVLPWDHAYLLSQAIQGHLPWFARTAGAALHLIRVAEANGWQKPTENEGVFYLSRRTRLMLRVPTEHLAAAHALTGQRLEIGEYSLSIGQGQVRPLKPFPVLIAHHVLAPVDQDESDFIAESVAQLRHLHIHCRKVLCGKQHQWQSPEYPLLTRSLMVADLNREDSLRLQQHGLGIAQHLGFGVFVPHKDIQAVSKSNAEEM, from the coding sequence ATGTTTTGGCAAGAAGAAGATGACCATGTGAACGATACGACAGCCGCACAGCAAGTGGATGTGGCTTTTGAAATTGTGAAGGGGCAGGTTTTGCCTTGGGATCATGCTTATTTACTCTCCCAAGCGATTCAGGGGCATTTGCCTTGGTTTGCCCGTACTGCGGGGGCTGCTTTGCATTTGATCCGCGTCGCTGAAGCCAATGGTTGGCAAAAACCGACGGAAAATGAAGGGGTTTTTTATCTTTCGCGGCGAACTCGCTTAATGTTGCGCGTTCCTACGGAACATTTGGCTGCGGCGCATGCTTTGACAGGGCAGCGTTTAGAGATTGGGGAGTACAGTTTAAGCATTGGGCAGGGACAGGTGCGGCCGTTAAAACCTTTCCCCGTTTTGATTGCCCATCATGTGCTGGCCCCTGTTGATCAGGATGAATCTGATTTTATCGCCGAATCGGTGGCACAATTGCGACACTTGCATATTCATTGCCGTAAGGTATTGTGCGGTAAACAGCACCAGTGGCAAAGCCCTGAATATCCTTTGCTCACGCGCAGTTTGATGGTGGCTGATTTGAATCGAGAGGATTCTTTGCGCTTACAGCAACATGGCTTAGGTATCGCTCAACATTTGGGATTTGGGGTGTTTGTTCCCCACAAGGACATTCAAGCAGTCAGTAAAAGTAACGCTGAAGAGATGTAA
- a CDS encoding sulfur relay protein DsrC — MLHLSELLIQHPELNNFSELEQLVSTHAKATRERFFRIDVKPSFPDTPENWEDRLEAAFY; from the coding sequence ATGTTGCATTTAAGTGAATTATTAATTCAACATCCCGAATTAAATAACTTTTCCGAATTAGAACAATTGGTTTCCACCCATGCCAAAGCCACTCGTGAACGTTTCTTTCGCATTGATGTAAAACCTTCGTTTCCCGATACGCCCGAAAATTGGGAAGATCGGTTAGAAGCGGCTTTTTACTAG